The Candidatus Limnocylindrales bacterium genome has a segment encoding these proteins:
- a CDS encoding haloacid dehalogenase type II — protein sequence MKIDVSSIRALTFDVFGTVVDWRTSLIEEGMQFGKSKGIEVDWAKFADAWRGGYAPAMDRVRRGELPWMKIDALHRMILDQLLNEFNIVGLSLAEKDHLNRVWHRLKPWPDAVSGLERLRRRFIVSTLSNGNISLLVNMARNAGLPWDCILSAELAKHYKPDKEVYQMAAELLDLRPDQILMVAAHNGDLKAAKNVGFKTAFVQRPLEFGPSADKADLTPDPSVDLSAGDFNDLADKLGV from the coding sequence ATGAAAATTGATGTATCGTCGATCAGAGCCCTGACCTTCGATGTGTTTGGTACGGTTGTCGATTGGCGTACTAGCCTCATCGAGGAAGGGATGCAGTTTGGAAAGTCCAAGGGAATTGAGGTGGACTGGGCTAAGTTTGCCGATGCCTGGCGAGGTGGCTATGCGCCGGCCATGGATCGTGTTCGTCGAGGGGAGCTCCCCTGGATGAAAATAGATGCCTTGCACCGGATGATCCTCGATCAATTACTGAACGAATTCAACATTGTTGGACTTTCTCTCGCCGAGAAGGACCATCTGAATCGAGTCTGGCATCGGCTCAAACCGTGGCCGGATGCTGTGAGTGGACTTGAAAGATTACGCCGACGATTTATCGTCTCTACCCTTTCTAACGGCAATATCTCTCTGCTGGTTAACATGGCCAGGAATGCAGGCTTGCCCTGGGACTGTATCTTATCCGCCGAACTGGCGAAGCATTATAAGCCCGACAAGGAGGTTTACCAGATGGCTGCTGAGCTGTTGGATCTCCGGCCGGATCAAATCCTGATGGTAGCCGCCCATAATGGGGACTTGAAAGCAGCCAAGAACGTTGGGTTTAAGACCGCCTTCGTCCAGCGACCCCTGGAGTTTGGCCCCTCTGCAGATAAAGCAGATTTAACACCAGATCCTTCGGTCGACCTGAGTGCCGGCGACTTCAACGATTTGGCAGATAAGCTGGGCGTTTAG
- a CDS encoding amidohydrolase/deacetylase family metallohydrolase codes for MKYDLLLQGGQIIDPSQGLNALKDLAISNGKVSEIADHISADQAGQVIDVTGKLVTPGLIDLHTHVYHGAIPIGVEADPIAARSGVTTFIDAGSAGAGNFLGFRLHVIERSRCRILPFLHISYTGLSCFGYIPGLGELQDLRYADVGKAIEVAREHGDLVVGIKVRLDRFATGPHGMAALWLAREAADAIGKPLMVHTAYPPPTRWEILPALRTGDIVTHIFRGEPGSILTREGKIRPEVYTLQERQVITDLGHGVGSFTFKTARQALAQGFRPDVLSTDIHRLNVNGPVYDLPTTLSKFLNLGLSLEEVITMSTLHPARAIGYEGKLGTLKPGAVADVAVFELQQGAFEFRDVDGSIMIGTQKLVSTLTLCGGKVL; via the coding sequence ATGAAATACGACCTGTTGCTCCAGGGGGGACAGATCATTGATCCGTCCCAGGGTTTAAATGCTTTAAAGGATTTAGCCATTTCCAACGGAAAGGTTTCAGAGATTGCCGATCATATTTCCGCTGATCAAGCGGGCCAAGTTATCGATGTAACCGGAAAACTAGTAACCCCGGGCCTTATAGATCTTCATACCCATGTGTATCACGGAGCCATCCCTATTGGGGTGGAGGCAGATCCCATAGCCGCCCGGAGTGGGGTAACTACCTTTATTGACGCAGGAAGCGCAGGAGCCGGTAATTTTTTGGGTTTTCGATTACATGTGATTGAACGTAGCCGATGTCGAATTTTGCCGTTTCTTCATATTTCTTACACCGGTTTGAGCTGTTTTGGGTATATCCCGGGTTTGGGAGAACTCCAGGACCTTCGATATGCCGATGTAGGAAAAGCCATTGAAGTAGCCAGGGAGCACGGGGATTTAGTGGTGGGAATCAAGGTACGTCTGGATCGGTTTGCTACAGGTCCTCATGGAATGGCTGCTCTCTGGCTAGCTCGAGAAGCAGCAGATGCCATTGGAAAACCGTTGATGGTTCATACCGCTTATCCTCCTCCCACACGTTGGGAAATTCTCCCGGCCCTCCGTACCGGTGATATCGTTACCCATATCTTTCGTGGAGAACCCGGAAGTATCCTGACCCGTGAAGGTAAAATCCGACCGGAGGTTTATACCCTTCAGGAACGACAGGTTATTACGGATTTAGGACATGGGGTGGGTAGTTTTACCTTTAAAACAGCCCGACAAGCCTTAGCCCAGGGGTTTCGTCCCGACGTTCTTAGTACAGATATCCACCGGTTGAACGTCAACGGCCCAGTTTATGATCTGCCGACTACGCTGTCTAAGTTTCTCAATTTGGGATTAAGCTTAGAGGAAGTTATCACCATGTCAACCCTTCATCCGGCTCGGGCTATTGGTTATGAAGGGAAGCTAGGAACCTTGAAACCGGGAGCTGTAGCCGATGTTGCCGTATTTGAACTTCAACAGGGGGCCTTTGAATTTCGCGATGTCGACGGCAGTATCATGATCGGAACTCAAAAGTTAGTTTCTACTTTAACTTTATGTGGGGGAAAAGTTTTATAA
- a CDS encoding NADP-dependent oxidoreductase encodes MKAIVLSAFGGVDNLQLLDWPKPKPKQTEVRIQIKAISFNPVDYKMRQGRFGGNLPMILGRDLSGVVDAVGEEVTDFSVGDEVYAYLGGPRSNGSYAEYVCVPTDFVGRKPLNLSFAQAAAVPLVGLTAYQSVMDKARVQAYESVFIAGGSGGVGTMAIQLAHYLGAKPILTTAGSDQSVRYLTQELGILPAHILRYRGLSLDQLKAQVLEMNGGRFVGAAFDFVGGLMKQLCCEIIDYDGRVVSIVEEPEDFHLNIWNGRKSPLFIKSATFHFELLSARAMFGGPETWKIYRRELNTLTELIEMGHIQPPAITHLGEFSVESVRRAHTLLEEGHVQGKLVLSVS; translated from the coding sequence ATGAAAGCCATTGTACTTAGCGCATTTGGTGGAGTTGACAATCTACAACTTTTAGATTGGCCTAAGCCCAAGCCAAAACAGACTGAGGTCCGTATTCAAATAAAGGCGATTTCCTTTAATCCGGTGGATTACAAGATGCGCCAGGGCCGTTTTGGTGGGAACTTACCCATGATCCTCGGTCGTGATTTATCCGGCGTGGTGGATGCTGTAGGAGAGGAGGTAACCGATTTCTCCGTTGGAGATGAAGTCTACGCCTACCTGGGTGGGCCCAGGAGCAACGGTTCTTATGCCGAGTATGTTTGTGTACCCACCGATTTCGTGGGTAGAAAACCGTTGAATCTGTCGTTTGCCCAGGCCGCCGCCGTTCCATTGGTCGGATTGACCGCCTATCAATCGGTAATGGATAAAGCCAGGGTCCAGGCTTATGAATCGGTATTTATTGCAGGAGGCTCCGGTGGGGTCGGGACGATGGCTATTCAACTCGCTCACTACCTTGGAGCTAAACCCATCCTTACCACTGCCGGAAGTGATCAAAGTGTCCGGTACCTGACCCAAGAGTTGGGTATCTTACCGGCCCATATCCTCCGTTACCGGGGGCTCTCCCTGGACCAACTCAAAGCACAGGTATTAGAAATGAATGGAGGCAGGTTTGTGGGAGCTGCCTTTGACTTTGTAGGGGGTCTCATGAAGCAGCTATGCTGTGAGATTATTGATTACGATGGAAGAGTTGTATCCATCGTGGAAGAGCCGGAAGACTTCCATCTCAATATCTGGAATGGTCGGAAAAGCCCTTTATTTATCAAGTCCGCAACCTTCCACTTTGAATTACTCAGTGCCCGTGCCATGTTTGGGGGGCCCGAAACCTGGAAGATTTATCGAAGAGAACTCAATACTCTGACCGAACTTATCGAGATGGGACATATCCAACCTCCTGCGATTACCCATCTGGGTGAGTTTTCAGTTGAGTCGGTTCGCCGTGCACATACCTTACTCGAAGAAGGGCATGTGCAGGGGAAATTAGTTTTGTCGGTTAGCTAA
- a CDS encoding glycoside hydrolase family 172 protein, with the protein MATEGTGAKAARDLGRGWKISPSIRMAPGETFTLADIQGSGAIQHIWMTPTGHWRHSILRMYWEDSESPSVECPVGDFFACGWNQYAQISSLAVCVNPGSAFNCYWEMPFRKRARITMTNIADEEMTLYYQINYTLTEVSEEVAYFHAQFRRVNPLPYKEVYTILDGVKGQGHYVGTYLAWGVHNNGWWGEGEIKFYIDGDDPFPTICGTGTEDYFCGSYNFDVGKEKGGYREFTTPYSGLPQVIRPDGLYASQMRFGMYRWHIMDPIRFERDLRVTIQALGWRSGRRYLPLQDDIASVAYWYQTLPASSFPPLPDRDYLEII; encoded by the coding sequence ATGGCGACCGAAGGGACGGGAGCCAAAGCCGCAAGGGATCTGGGTCGGGGATGGAAGATCTCACCTTCCATCCGAATGGCTCCCGGTGAGACCTTCACATTGGCCGATATTCAGGGTTCCGGGGCCATTCAACATATATGGATGACACCCACCGGACATTGGAGGCATAGTATTCTGCGCATGTATTGGGAGGATTCTGAGAGTCCCTCGGTAGAATGTCCTGTAGGAGATTTCTTTGCCTGTGGGTGGAATCAGTATGCCCAGATTTCTTCCCTGGCTGTCTGTGTGAATCCGGGGAGTGCCTTCAACTGCTACTGGGAGATGCCTTTCCGTAAGCGGGCCAGGATCACCATGACCAATATCGCTGATGAAGAAATGACCCTTTACTACCAAATCAACTACACACTAACCGAGGTATCGGAGGAGGTTGCTTATTTTCATGCCCAATTTCGTCGGGTTAATCCGCTACCTTATAAAGAGGTCTATACCATTTTGGATGGGGTTAAAGGACAGGGTCATTACGTCGGAACCTACCTGGCCTGGGGGGTTCATAATAACGGCTGGTGGGGAGAGGGGGAGATCAAATTTTATATCGATGGAGATGACCCGTTCCCGACTATTTGCGGTACCGGTACCGAGGATTATTTTTGCGGATCCTACAATTTTGATGTAGGTAAGGAAAAAGGAGGGTATCGAGAGTTTACAACTCCCTATTCCGGCTTACCCCAAGTGATTCGACCCGATGGGCTCTATGCTTCCCAAATGCGTTTCGGCATGTACCGCTGGCATATCATGGACCCTATTCGTTTTGAGAGGGATCTGCGCGTAACTATTCAGGCTCTGGGTTGGCGAAGCGGGCGTCGTTATCTCCCCCTCCAGGATGATATCGCCTCTGTTGCTTACTGGTATCAAACTTTACCTGCCTCATCCTTCCCGCCGCTACCGGACCGGGATTATTTGGAGATTATTTAA
- a CDS encoding enoyl-CoA hydratase/isomerase family protein produces MALSITGNIAWLTLKRPEVLNAIDGAMTHQYAEYLRELRERSDIRVVITRGEGRAFCAGSDLHELAPLSPAEAASAEREQGHTFALLDTLPQPTIAMLHGYVLGGGVGLAVYHDFRIAAISAVLGMPEVELGWTPPWAVGRLVDVIGGANARWIAMACRRVTASEAKAMGLVHEVVPDEQLIEHVETFARQLAALPAAAVHHTKVLINQMSPLRGSQWDAATAAAFEICYATPEAKEKVAAFVARRKEKK; encoded by the coding sequence GTGGCACTCTCCATCACCGGTAACATTGCCTGGCTCACCCTGAAGCGTCCGGAGGTGTTAAATGCTATTGATGGAGCAATGACCCATCAATATGCGGAATACCTTCGAGAGTTGCGGGAACGATCTGATATCCGTGTGGTCATCACCCGGGGAGAAGGGCGTGCTTTTTGTGCCGGGAGTGATTTACATGAGCTGGCACCCCTGTCACCGGCAGAAGCAGCCTCGGCTGAGCGTGAGCAGGGTCATACCTTTGCGCTTCTGGATACCCTGCCCCAACCAACGATTGCCATGCTGCACGGTTATGTTCTGGGAGGTGGGGTCGGCCTTGCGGTTTATCATGATTTTCGCATTGCTGCGATCTCGGCGGTCCTGGGTATGCCAGAGGTTGAGTTGGGATGGACCCCGCCCTGGGCGGTGGGTCGACTTGTGGATGTTATCGGAGGGGCGAATGCTCGATGGATAGCCATGGCCTGCAGGCGTGTAACGGCCTCGGAGGCAAAGGCCATGGGTCTCGTCCATGAAGTTGTTCCCGATGAGCAGCTCATTGAACACGTGGAAACCTTTGCCCGCCAACTTGCTGCTTTACCGGCTGCAGCCGTCCATCACACCAAGGTCTTAATCAATCAAATGTCCCCCTTGCGGGGTTCCCAATGGGATGCCGCTACGGCTGCAGCCTTCGAAATTTGCTATGCAACTCCTGAAGCAAAGGAGAAGGTTGCGGCCTTTGTTGCCCGACGTAAGGAAAAGAAATAA
- a CDS encoding AMP-binding protein — protein MDIAGNRTLYSVFATHARQQPTREGLIYERDDGLASRWTFAEFLESVHRAVNLLCALGIGPGDVFNLHLSNHPAYPQLILAASYLGAIAMPSNPVSTPDELTYLVQHSESKVIFTEARCLDVVRQAAGRSSVRQIILCQTEASLPQGYPIYEEELANQSVSLPWGEGKAERVVQLLYTSGTTARPKGVMLTNTNFVYGAEVFRAATGLRQEDRHLIALPLFHAAAQCHALWPSLIAGASVVILSRFSASRFFEQAITYEGTMAALFGAPLRMLLNQPERPTDRAHKLRNITFAQNLTPTQYETWHRRFRVPLQQLWGMTETCSLPVMSPLTGERNLQAMGRPVPGYEVKVINEEGQEVAPGESGQLIVRGIPGRSLMLGYLKNPEATVRTLRTLSDGIWLFSGDTVYADEEGFLYFVDRSKDLIKRAGENISSIEIETVILDCPGVLDVCVVGVPDPLRDEAVVAVVVPKPEARLTAEIIQAYCAKRLAPFKVPERVEFVDTLPRTSVGKIQKQIVRERLEGKRNNFSS, from the coding sequence ATGGACATTGCCGGAAACCGTACCCTTTACTCTGTTTTTGCCACCCATGCCCGACAACAACCGACCCGGGAAGGGTTGATCTACGAACGGGATGATGGCCTGGCTTCTCGCTGGACGTTTGCAGAATTTTTGGAGAGTGTCCATCGAGCCGTGAACCTGTTGTGTGCCTTGGGCATAGGTCCTGGAGATGTTTTCAACTTACATCTTTCCAACCATCCCGCCTACCCTCAATTGATCCTGGCAGCTTCTTACCTGGGCGCAATAGCCATGCCGAGCAATCCGGTTAGTACTCCAGACGAGCTTACCTATCTGGTTCAACATTCTGAAAGTAAAGTTATTTTCACGGAAGCAAGGTGTCTGGATGTGGTCCGGCAAGCCGCCGGGAGATCCTCGGTACGCCAGATCATACTGTGTCAGACGGAAGCTTCTCTACCCCAGGGTTATCCTATCTATGAAGAGGAACTGGCCAACCAGTCGGTATCGCTGCCGTGGGGAGAGGGTAAGGCAGAGCGGGTCGTGCAACTCCTTTACACCTCTGGGACCACCGCACGTCCCAAAGGGGTTATGTTGACCAATACCAATTTTGTATACGGGGCAGAGGTATTTCGGGCGGCAACCGGATTAAGGCAGGAAGATCGCCATTTGATTGCCTTACCCTTATTCCATGCTGCTGCCCAATGTCATGCCCTTTGGCCTTCCTTAATTGCAGGCGCAAGCGTGGTGATCTTATCCCGATTTAGCGCCAGCCGTTTTTTTGAACAAGCCATTACCTATGAGGGTACCATGGCTGCCTTATTTGGTGCGCCGTTGCGAATGCTTCTTAACCAGCCCGAGCGCCCGACGGATAGGGCCCATAAATTGAGAAATATAACCTTTGCCCAGAACCTCACACCGACCCAATACGAAACCTGGCATCGTCGCTTTCGGGTGCCACTCCAACAGTTGTGGGGGATGACAGAAACGTGCAGCTTGCCGGTGATGAGTCCTTTAACCGGCGAGAGAAACTTACAGGCGATGGGACGACCCGTGCCGGGTTACGAAGTCAAGGTGATAAATGAGGAAGGTCAAGAGGTTGCACCTGGCGAGTCCGGTCAATTGATTGTGCGGGGTATACCGGGACGTAGCCTGATGCTGGGTTATCTCAAGAATCCAGAAGCTACGGTCAGAACACTCCGTACCCTGTCCGATGGGATCTGGTTATTTTCTGGGGATACCGTTTACGCCGATGAAGAAGGTTTCCTGTACTTTGTTGACCGTAGCAAAGATTTGATCAAGCGGGCAGGCGAGAATATCTCCAGTATAGAAATTGAAACTGTTATCCTGGATTGTCCGGGTGTATTGGATGTATGTGTGGTGGGAGTTCCGGACCCCCTCCGGGATGAAGCTGTTGTAGCAGTCGTGGTTCCAAAACCCGAGGCCCGTTTAACCGCCGAGATTATTCAGGCTTATTGTGCAAAACGCCTTGCTCCCTTCAAGGTTCCAGAACGGGTAGAGTTTGTAGACACACTCCCCCGTACTTCGGTAGGAAAAATTCAGAAACAGATCGTTCGGGAAAGATTGGAAGGAAAGAGAAATAACTTTTCGTCATAA
- a CDS encoding GNAT family N-acetyltransferase, protein MDPETYIIEKACPEDVKWIARFQLALAFESENLCLDLAVVTQGVQHVFENPSQGFYIVARYNSQVPVGCLLVLKEWSDWRNAEVWWLHSVYVSPDHRRRGVFTKMFEYVETLARSSGARGLRLYVDKNNKQAQAVYSRLKMSKEHYELFEKMF, encoded by the coding sequence ATGGACCCTGAAACCTATATCATCGAAAAAGCTTGTCCTGAAGACGTTAAGTGGATTGCCCGCTTCCAACTGGCCTTGGCCTTCGAATCCGAAAATCTCTGCCTCGACCTGGCCGTAGTCACCCAAGGAGTTCAGCATGTCTTTGAAAATCCTTCGCAAGGATTTTATATTGTCGCCAGATACAACTCGCAAGTTCCCGTGGGTTGTTTGCTTGTTTTAAAAGAGTGGAGTGACTGGCGTAACGCAGAAGTTTGGTGGCTTCATAGTGTATATGTTTCTCCAGATCATCGGCGACGGGGAGTTTTTACGAAGATGTTTGAATATGTGGAAACCCTAGCCCGTTCATCGGGAGCCCGAGGGCTAAGGCTTTACGTAGATAAAAATAATAAGCAGGCCCAGGCAGTTTATTCCAGGTTAAAAATGAGCAAAGAGCATTACGAACTCTTCGAGAAGATGTTTTAA